One region of Chlorogloeopsis sp. ULAP01 genomic DNA includes:
- a CDS encoding HAMP domain-containing sensor histidine kinase has product MRWRKFFLGARTRILVWLVVLISLSTVISIFAIRQILFTQLLQRVQRSLEQEVEEIQRLVNGRNPATGEPFGDNVAAIFDVFMSRSVPEDDEFFITLLNGEVYQTSPIALPSALSTDTNLLRSLGQVERLTYGQVSIGRETILYLAHPIKKSRTEQSVFVVANSLSNQKREIDRAVLVAAQVIVSILLIALILAWIAIGRVLSPLELLTDTARSIKDFDQSLDRRIPIKGVDEIAELSAMFNEMLDRLQASFASQREFINDASHELQTPITVIRGNLEVLGQSLAEHYETLDLIHDELNRMSRLVNDLLFLARAERPDFLNLELLDLRKLTQELFAKATALASRNWQLATVASIRIVADRQRITQAVMNLVQNAVEHTNVDDVIEIGSQLVGDGVCFWVKDTGIGITPADQVRIFQRFARATTSRRKSKGAGLGLSIVKTIAQAHGGQITVTSELGKGSRFSLILPLDPPQDTLAR; this is encoded by the coding sequence ATGAGATGGCGCAAATTTTTTCTTGGCGCACGGACGCGAATTTTAGTTTGGTTAGTTGTTCTGATTTCTCTTTCAACGGTTATTTCTATCTTTGCGATTCGGCAAATTTTGTTTACACAGTTGTTGCAAAGAGTACAACGATCGCTTGAGCAAGAAGTCGAAGAGATTCAACGACTAGTAAATGGACGCAACCCCGCGACAGGAGAACCATTTGGCGATAATGTGGCGGCAATTTTTGATGTATTTATGTCCCGCAGCGTGCCTGAAGATGATGAATTCTTTATTACATTGTTGAATGGTGAAGTCTATCAAACTAGTCCCATTGCCTTACCAAGTGCATTGAGTACAGACACCAATTTACTGCGATCGCTAGGTCAAGTTGAGCGCCTTACATACGGTCAAGTATCTATAGGTAGAGAAACGATTTTATATTTAGCTCATCCGATTAAAAAATCGAGAACAGAGCAGAGTGTGTTTGTGGTGGCGAATTCTTTGAGCAATCAAAAAAGAGAAATTGATCGAGCTGTATTGGTAGCAGCTCAGGTAATAGTTAGTATACTGCTAATCGCGCTGATTTTAGCATGGATTGCGATTGGACGGGTGCTATCTCCCTTGGAGTTATTGACAGATACTGCGCGTTCAATTAAAGATTTTGATCAGTCGCTAGATCGTCGGATTCCAATCAAAGGGGTAGATGAGATTGCTGAGTTAAGCGCTATGTTTAACGAAATGCTGGATCGATTACAAGCTTCATTTGCCAGTCAGCGTGAATTTATTAATGATGCCAGTCATGAGCTGCAAACCCCGATTACGGTAATTCGCGGCAATTTGGAAGTACTGGGGCAATCATTAGCAGAACACTATGAAACTCTAGATTTAATTCACGACGAACTAAATCGCATGAGCCGATTAGTCAATGATTTGTTGTTTCTTGCCAGAGCAGAACGACCGGATTTTTTGAACTTAGAATTATTAGATCTAAGGAAACTCACGCAAGAATTATTTGCTAAAGCAACAGCCCTGGCTTCACGAAATTGGCAGCTTGCGACAGTCGCCTCCATTCGGATTGTAGCAGACAGGCAACGCATTACTCAGGCGGTGATGAATTTGGTACAAAATGCTGTGGAACACACGAATGTTGATGATGTCATTGAAATTGGTTCACAGTTAGTTGGAGATGGAGTATGTTTTTGGGTAAAGGACACTGGAATTGGTATTACTCCAGCCGATCAAGTGCGAATTTTCCAACGTTTTGCCCGTGCAACCACTAGCCGTCGTAAATCAAAAGGGGCTGGTTTGGGTTTGTCGATTGTGAAGACGATCGCACAAGCACATGGGGGACAAATAACAGTCACTAGTGAACTTGGCAAAGGCTCGCGATTTAGTCTCATTCTTCCCCTCGATCCACCGCAAGATACGCTCGCTCGATGA
- a CDS encoding response regulator transcription factor, translating to MTRILIAEDEPRIAAFLQKGLQAHGFTTTVADDGVKAAYLARSDDFELLILDLGLPAKHGTLVIQELRGRGESLPIIILTVIQDIKDKVKALEAGADDYLTKPFSLEELIARIRVQLRHQRSPRTSEKTVLRAGDLVLDLRQRKVQFKEKPIELSTREFTLLEILARQPGQVWTREDLLDQVWGYDYDPTSNIVDVYVGYLRKKIGRGLIKTVRGMGYRLQV from the coding sequence ATGACTCGAATTTTGATTGCAGAAGATGAACCGCGAATAGCTGCTTTTTTACAGAAAGGCTTACAAGCTCATGGCTTTACCACCACTGTCGCAGATGATGGAGTGAAGGCAGCTTATTTGGCTCGAAGTGATGATTTTGAACTGTTGATTCTCGATTTGGGTTTACCAGCCAAGCATGGAACACTGGTGATTCAAGAGTTGCGAGGGCGTGGAGAATCTCTGCCCATTATTATTCTCACCGTCATTCAAGATATTAAAGATAAGGTTAAAGCCTTGGAAGCCGGGGCAGATGATTACTTAACCAAGCCTTTTTCGTTGGAGGAGCTAATTGCTCGTATCCGTGTACAACTGCGGCATCAGCGATCACCACGCACATCAGAAAAAACTGTGTTAAGAGCAGGAGATTTAGTCCTCGATCTGCGGCAGCGCAAGGTTCAATTTAAGGAAAAACCCATCGAGCTATCCACCCGTGAGTTTACGCTACTAGAGATACTGGCGCGTCAACCCGGGCAAGTGTGGACACGAGAAGACTTATTAGATCAGGTGTGGGGCTACGACTACGATCCCACTTCCAATATCGTTGATGTGTATGTGGGCTATTTGAGGAAAAAAATAGGACGGGGATTAATTAAAACTGTTAGAGGCATGGGCTATCGGCTGCAAGTGTAA